Proteins encoded in a region of the Anopheles ziemanni chromosome 2, idAnoZiCoDA_A2_x.2, whole genome shotgun sequence genome:
- the LOC131294531 gene encoding microfibril-associated glycoprotein 4-like gives MANSRTNHLITFAAFFIVGVVRCEEVSRSRTDQNSSSAYPGGFSFEIIMTKLQVLEYNVDRMAKSITQLVETTQPLIAELRGSNFTSCSKLPVNVSGIYKIQPEKPFKQPMSVLRDQEYESGGWTVIQQRFDGSVDFYRGWQEYKNGFGSLEGEFWLGLDRIHQLTASKPNELVVLLEDFDGNRTYARYERFSIGDEAQKYLVASIDGYSGTAGNAMSGIKGVPFTTLDSDNDTWYKNCAVQFTGAWWYTACHSSNLNGRYLRGETKEYASGMVWYEFRGHYYALKSSKMMIRSKE, from the exons ATGGCTAATTCGCGCACGAACCATTTGATTACTTTCGCAGCTTTCTTTATCGTTGGAGTTGTGCGATGTGAAGAAGTGAGTAGGAGTAGGACTGATCAGAACAGTTCCAGTGCGTATCCAGGTGGTTTTTCGTTTGAGATCATTATGACGAAGCTGCAAGTGCTGGAGTATAACGTGGACCGTATGGCGAAATCCATTACTCAGCTAGTTGAAACTACGCAGCCGCTGATTGCTGAGCTTCGCGGAAGCAACTTTACTTCCTGTAGCAAGCTGCCGGTCAATGTGAGTGGTATATATAAGATTCAACCGGAGAAACCTTTCAAGCAACCGATGAGCGTGCTACGCGATCAAGAGTACGAGTCCGGAGGATGGACAGTGATTCAACAACGTTTCGACGGTTCTGTGGATTTCTATCGCGGCTGGCAGGAGTATAAAAACGGCTTTGGTTCGTTGGaaggcgagttctggttgggCTTGGATCGCATCCATCAGTTGACCGCGTCGAAGCCAAATGAGTTGGTGGTTTTGCTGGAAGACTTCGATGGCAACCGGACTTATGCAAGGTACGAGCGATTTTCGATTGGAGACGAGGCTCAAAAGTATTTGGTGGCAAGCATAGATGGATATTCAGGCACGGCAGGAAATGCTATGAGTGGAATAAAAGGAGTTCCATTTACCACCCTGGATTCGGATAATGATACCTGGTACAAGAACTGCGCGGTTCAATTCACAGGCGCCTGGTGGTATACAGCGTGCCATAGTAG CAATCTTAATGGCCGATATTTGCGCGGTGAAACGAAAGAATATGCTTCTGGTATGGTTTGGTACGAATTTCGTGGACACTACTATGCATTGAAATCTTCAAAGATGATGATAAGAAGTAAGGAGTAA
- the LOC131294532 gene encoding ficolin-2-like has product MTIAVGFVIGAVWCDSNVTHPHSSSAMAGGFSFEMILTKLQLLEHQLMNNDIEVHERITVLSSNVGKLVTTVEQLSWVVQQTGETVNQMSFNGKLIGQNLSFIQRDLKDVIAQQQLLLTSRQFGDYLMQAGCKTNNLSQIVTHRESRYTSCSNLPFHVSGIYQIQPEKPFKQPMTVLCDQEYESGGWTVIQHRFDGSVNFYRDWNEYKEGFGHLEGEFWLGLDRIYQLTGSTPHELVVLLEDYDGNNTYAKYDLFEIGNEQQRYAITKIGEYSGTAGDSMGELNGMKFSTLDSDNDTWGDSCAVTYFGAWWYGACHKSNLNGKYLRGETKEYASGMVWYTFRGHHYSLKSSKMMIKPKAKIP; this is encoded by the exons ATGACTATTGCAGTAGGGTTTGTCATAGGAGCAGTTTGGTGTGATTCAAATGTGACTCATCCGCATAGCTCCAGTGCGATGGCAGGAGGATTTTCGTTCGAGATGATCTTGACAAAGCTGCAGCTGCTCGAGCACCAGCTCATGAACAATGACATAGAAGTTCACGAACGGATCACCGTGTTATCATCGAATGTGGGTAAATTGGTAACAACCGTGGAACAGTTATCTTGGGTTGTCCAGCAGACGGGAGAAACAGTCAACCAAATGAGTTTTAATGGCAAGCTTATTGGTCAAAACCTGAGTTTCATCCAGCGTGATCTTAAAGATGTTATagcgcagcagcagctgcttcTCACAAGCCGACAGTTTGGGGACTACTTAATGCAAGCTggttgtaaaacaaacaatctaTCACAAATCGTTACGCACCGTGAAAGCAGATACACCTCTTGCAGCAACTTGCCCTTTCACGTGTCCGGCATATATCAGATTCAACCGGAAAAACCCTTCAAGCAACCAATGACGGTTTTGTGCGACCAGGAGTACGAATCCGGCGGATGGACAGTGATTCAGCATCGCTTCGACGGTTCGGTGAACTTCTACCGCGACTGGAACGAGTACAAAGAAGGATTCGGCCATCTGgagggcgagttctggttgggCTTGGATCGCATCTATCAACTAACCGGTTCAACGCCACATGAGCTTGTTGTGCTGCTGGAGGACTACGATGGCAATAACACGTATGCCAAGTACGACCTGTTCGAGATTGGAAATGAGCAGCAAAGGTATGCGATTACAAAAATCGGCGAATACTCCGGTACGGCTGGAGACTCGATGGGCGAGCTGAATGGTATGAAGTTCTCCACGCTCGACTCGGACAACGACACCTGGGGTGATAGCTGTGCCGTTACCTACTTCGGGGCCTGGTGGTATGGGGCTTGTCACAAGAG CAATCTGAACGGAAAGTATTTGCGAGGAGAGACGAAAGAGTACGCGTCCGGGATGGTGTGGTATACGTTCCGTGGACATCATTATTCGTTGAAGTCGTCAAAGATGATGATAAAACCCAAAGCTAAGATCCCATAA